A stretch of the Tannerella serpentiformis genome encodes the following:
- a CDS encoding YkvA family protein, giving the protein MAGESSNKIVPIIIGVLGVLYGISPVDILPDVVPVFGWVDDLVFTGGSILGVMQGFAQDSNAAFAGILKFFKWTLWLLGGIAVLLIALLGGLVYKLVAS; this is encoded by the coding sequence ATGGCAGGAGAAAGCAGTAACAAGATTGTGCCGATTATTATCGGTGTATTAGGTGTTTTATATGGGATCAGTCCGGTTGACATATTGCCGGACGTCGTGCCGGTGTTTGGCTGGGTAGATGATTTGGTGTTTACCGGAGGCAGCATATTGGGCGTCATGCAAGGATTCGCTCAAGATAGCAATGCGGCCTTTGCAGGGATACTGAAATTCTTCAAGTGGACACTGTGGTTGCTGGGAGGTATAGCTGTGCTATTGATAGCCTTGCTGGGTGGATTGGTTTACAAACTCGTAGCCTCGTAA
- a CDS encoding DUF6261 family protein produces the protein MKILEVTLPRVMKFEGGNRQMLNISLHTQFHYLQYGLVKAVDQTKLKIPVTVMNAWDTTIGAQTKLVEQSAASERTAKMLALDNERDNLLDGIFHVVSGLKYSPTEATREAALRLEAKLKPYTNLRSRPFEMESVGIRGLEDDMKTKTADIAAVGLTDVLTRLHTVNEEYEKLRTDRRIQTSDEKLPTAQQVRPLTDAAYDVVCQYIQSAYLTATADEDKAMIEQLVDRMNKVVIDIKGNQRQILASRKPKDPNAPKEPKQPKDPKQPKDPKTPDQPKEPKQPEKPGGGAGEQPKKPDEKPKDPKKPGDDGNPDITLPEE, from the coding sequence ATGAAAATACTCGAAGTGACCTTGCCCCGGGTCATGAAATTTGAAGGGGGCAACAGACAGATGTTGAACATCTCGCTCCACACCCAGTTTCACTACCTGCAATACGGACTGGTGAAGGCGGTGGATCAGACAAAGCTCAAAATCCCTGTCACAGTGATGAACGCTTGGGACACGACGATCGGCGCGCAGACGAAGCTCGTCGAACAATCGGCCGCTTCCGAGCGTACCGCCAAAATGCTGGCTCTGGACAACGAACGCGACAACCTGCTGGACGGCATCTTTCATGTCGTCAGCGGTTTGAAGTACTCGCCCACGGAAGCTACCCGCGAAGCCGCGCTACGCCTCGAGGCCAAACTGAAACCGTACACCAACCTCCGCAGTCGCCCGTTCGAAATGGAAAGTGTGGGTATACGCGGCTTGGAAGACGACATGAAGACAAAGACGGCGGACATTGCAGCCGTTGGCCTCACCGACGTTCTGACGCGACTGCATACCGTCAATGAGGAGTACGAAAAGCTCCGCACCGATCGCCGTATCCAAACCTCCGACGAGAAACTCCCGACAGCTCAGCAGGTGCGTCCGCTGACTGACGCCGCCTACGATGTCGTTTGCCAGTACATTCAGTCAGCCTACCTCACCGCTACGGCCGACGAGGACAAGGCGATGATTGAGCAGCTCGTCGATCGTATGAATAAGGTTGTGATCGACATTAAGGGCAACCAGCGTCAGATCTTGGCCAGTCGCAAGCCTAAGGATCCGAACGCTCCTAAAGAGCCCAAGCAACCGAAAGACCCCAAGCAACCCAAGGACCCCAAGACTCCCGATCAGCCGAAGGAACCGAAGCAGCCGGAGAAGCCCGGTGGTGGCGCTGGCGAACAGCCCAAGAAACCGGACGAGAAACCGAAGGATCCGAAGAAACCGGGTGACGACGGTAACCCTGACATCACGTTGCCGGAGGAATAG